Within Triticum dicoccoides isolate Atlit2015 ecotype Zavitan chromosome 1B, WEW_v2.0, whole genome shotgun sequence, the genomic segment ACCTCGGGCCTGCCAATGGGTACATCTACAAAACTACAAGTGCTTGACATTGATAGCATAGCGGTGGGGGCGCCGACGGCTGTGCCTCTCGGAAAAcagaaaaaacatgttttctgtttttttccttccgcgagaggcacgtttttgcttccgcgagagacacaATTGTGCTTTCAtgggaggcacgaccgtgactctttctgaaaggaaaaaaaaccttGCTCCCGCTTCGGTATTTTTCGTCCTATTTTTTTCGTGAGAAAAAGTTCGTCAAAAGCAATCAACAtgtggtctagttttgaagatctcgacgcgaaacAGTGAAAACTGTTTGAGATTTGGACGcaaggtttaagagataaaatgttttgaataaacgaataTACAAAAAAGGGAAAACTCACAGGTTGCGACAAATGGCGTACATACAAcacgccacttgtcacaaccttAAAAGGTCGGAGTGATCTTTGCAAGGAGTACTCCTCAATTAATGATTTCGTGATGAGCACCATTCCTTGACCACCGATGAAAATATGGGCCAGACTTGGCCCCAAGTTAGTTGTGGGGTTGGCACTACCTCTGGCGGGCTCGTAGGTCGGCCTAGCACTAGTATAATATTTAGGTCTTCCTTTCCACGTATGTAGTGTCCATCGAGCCCGCATGGGGGAGGAGGGGATTTGTCTTCCTTTCCACGGATTCAAAATGATTGCCAACATTTTTTTGGAACACTGATTTCTTTCCGCTTCATCAAAATACTAGCATTAATATTTGtctatttttttagaaaaattcATGCAAGTTTGTCTCGTGAATTTAATTTTGTATACTTATTTAAGCTTATTATTCGCAACTTTTAATATGATCTAAAGATCTATCAGTTTCAATGTAGGAAATGGATTGCCCCAACTCTTTGGACACAAGGAGTTTGTGCGCCAATGATGGATTTGGAAACAATTGCTTCTACCTGACGCTTACGGAGGATTTCAAATTTATGACGGTATATTTTATGAATTACTGAACAAATTTCATTTGTAAGCATTTATTAAAAAATTCTAATAAGCAAACCTTTTCTTTTATCTTTAAATTTTCTCAGTGCGTCCCCTGCTTTGCAAGGGCTGAACTATTAAAGAAGCTAAACGTCGCGAGGGATGAGGAGACCACCATTACTGCCTTCCTCAATATAAAAGAAGGCTTCTATTTTAAGGTTATGATCCAAAATGAGAAAGATCAAACCTTTTTTGGTTTCCATTGTCTTAATTGGAGAGACTTTGCTAAAGCTTACAAATTGGAGGTTGGGACGGAACTGTCCCCAGATATTGGCCAACAAACTAATTGTGACATCTGGGTGGATTTGGATAAGCTTCCTATGATCCCTCCATGCAAGTTTTGTGTTAAAGATACCTAGAAACCTTTATATTACTCAACATTAGTTGCTAATTGTAAGTATAATATTGCTTATACATAATTGGGCAGGTTATTTACGAGTGCCAAAAGAAACTCAGAGGATGGTAGACAACATTTACTATACTGCTGGCACCATAGTTACTTTGGAGGAGATGAAAGAGGTCATACGATTTTTGGACAGTATGAATGAAGGCGTGAGGCATTACCGTGCCGGAAAAAGTTTTGGACCATACATGCCACTTGCTCACACATTGAGCATGACGAACATTGAGAAGAAGTACCTGGTAAGTATTATATCCATTTTCATGTTATTCATATACTCTTGATAAATTAACTAGAATTCCTATGACTCTCTTACAATGACGTTCCTTTGCAATAGGAAATCCCAACACCCTGTGTGCCTCAGCAAATGCCTGCTAATGGTGATATGCGAATTATTGTCCATGACAAGACAAACTTCACATGCACTTACTCGACTTCAGCAGATGATGGATGCATCCTTGTAAATGGGTGGAAGCAACTACTTGAGACCTACCACGTAGAAATTGGAGATAGGTTGATTGCCGTGCTACACTATGGACCACGAGGGCCTTTCttatttctcacctccatatttgaGGGTGTTTTAGAGTGTCATTAAACTGAACATGATCTACAAATAAACTTAAACATGCTTTATGGTTATACCTGGTGTTGAACACCTTGTATGTATGGTTAAACTTAAATGTGATTTATGGTTATTAAAGGTTGCGTTAAAGATAGTGCAAACTATTTAGGTATGATACAACTGGGAAGACACATTTGTGCCGCCATGGCAGCACAAATTAGCAAAATAGCTCATTTTTGCTGCCATTGTAACATTTATGAGcgaacctactccctccttccatctatatagggcctaatgcattttggaggctaactttgaccaaaagtTAGaggaataatatatgacatgcaacttacacaaagcatacggtcaaatttgtatgtgaaacactagtagaaaacagggcatctgtcccgtcgtaagggcctttagtcccggttcatgaaccgggactaatgggtcattactaatacctcccccctttagtcccggttcatacacgaaccgggacagatgggcatccACGTGGCATCTAATGTAGATGTTAATGGAGctcccaatgatataattttcacattatacatctaatGTACTAtttatcttgtcaatagtcaaaggcggtcttgaaaaatgcattaggccctatatagatggaaggagggagtacatgtatTCCCTATGTAGCAAAACATTACCGAGTAACTATCTTCTATGTGATTGGCATCAAAAAATGTTGCACACCATATAAATAGAGGAGCAGGGCTAGCCCCTAGAACACAAGTTTTTGAGCCTCCTCGAGTTCTTCCAGTTCTAGttagtcctagttgactaattagagctaggctAACCTTCAAGTTCCTCCTCCGCTCTAaatccgttgtgcttggcgaagccctgcggaaatagtttcaccaccactatcaccacaccgttgtgctgtcagaactcatctactacttctcccctcttgctggatcaagaaggtgaggacgtcattgagctaaacgtgtgctaaacgcggaggtgtcgtactttcatcACTTGAtctggacggatcgtgaaggtgtacgactacatcaaccgcgtagaTAAATGCTTcctcttagtgatctacaaggttatgtagatgctctcgcctctcgtagctatgcatccccatggatagatcttgcgtgggtGTAGAAATTTTTTTTTTTCCATGCAATGGTCCCCAACATGCTTAACTTGGGATTCTTTTCGAATGGGCTCTATCCATGGGGATGAGTAGtccatcatccctaataagccagcctATCAGACATGCACTAAGTTGTGCTATGTCCGATGGGGGTGGAGGCAGAGGGAAGCTGGCGAGGTATGGATGGTTTGTCAGCAAGGCTGGAAGGGGAGGCTAGTGAGTGGAGGCCTCTATCGAACGCAAGGTCGCACCCCATCTATGGGCACTAGCCCAATGGTGGCTATTCAGGCAGTCGGGCGAGTGATGGCATCTGTTGTTGTCCTAGATCCGCAAGTAGGTTACATCCTGGGTCCGATGGCGGGTAGGGGCTGGCGACGTAGTGGAGGGAAGCGTTGGCCGGGAAGGTGGCGACTGGAACACAGGAGGGAACTACAATTGTTTTATTCATATGTTAATTTAAGGCATGAATTGAATACATGGATATTTACTTTATGTAATTCAAATTTGTTATGCAAGTATAGTAAAACCCCTAAGTTAATTTTCCAGGCATCAACTTTAGCTCCTATACAAAAACTGCACGGTAAATTCAAACTCAAAAGTGCAATTATCTTTTTACATTTTCAGAAAATCTTAAAAAATGTAGTCTAAAAGTCTTGAAATTAAGCATGGGGTCGTGATATGACCTAAAGAGGCTATGTTTCTATTTTCAAACAATTTCACAAATTTTATTTTCTATATTGCTTTGAAACGAGAGCAACTCCCCGAAATGATCAAATCTTTCACATTGTTAGTGTGAGCTTTCAAGTGCACCTCCTAGTTGCTTTTCGGCACTAGTGTTTGTTTTAAATGATATGACTATTTAAAAACTTATGATATGTACCGCAGGTTCATTAAACCAATTGTCAGGTGATacgtttccaatgtatctataatttataaagtattcatgccatgtttacgatgattttatatggttttggtgcacttttGTACATTTTTCATTaactagcctattaacctagtgcccagtgccagttgctggtttatgcttgtttttggttttccagaaaattcataccaaacgaactccaaatgctaCAAAATTTACTGTGATTTTTATGGATAAGAAGAGACACATGAAGCTTTGAGAAGGTCCGGAAGGTGTCTAGGGGGGCCACAAGCCTGGGTGGAACCCTCCCCCCTAGGTGCCACCACCTGAGCTTTTGGGACCCTCCGGACCCCCCTGGTCGTACCCTACCGGAGGAAGAAGTCATCACTCGAGGCCATCTTAATGATCCTCGCTACCTCCATGACAAGGaggtagtagttcaccctcgaggctgagggtatgtaccattagctatgtgtttgatctctctctctctctctcatgatcttgaTAGGGCGCGATCTTAATGTAccatgagctttgttaatatagttgaatcatatggtgttctttgatacgtctgcaacgtatctacaattttttattatttcatgttattatattatcaatcttatcAACTTTAtacgcaattttatatcattttttgggactaacctattaactcagtgccaagtgccagttgttgttttctgcatatttttggttttacagaaaatttgtaccaaacagagtccaaacgctacGAAACTTGTTGACGAATTTTGCCTGGACATAAGAGACCCTCGAATCTTTGGGTGAGGATCAAAAGACCTATGAGGAGACGACAAGGCAATagagcgcgccctggggggtaggcgctCTCTAATGCCtcctgggcccctcgcagctccctcTAAGCTAATTACAGTgctataaatttccaaatattccaaaacccctaGAGAGCCATCCGAACAATTTTTCCGCcatcgcaagcttctgttcttcccctgtcccatctagaggccttttttggtactctaccggagggggaatcgatcacggagggcttctacatcaaacttGCCGCTCcttcaatgatgtgtgagtagttcatgatacgtctccaacgtatctataatttatcattttatagcaactttatatcatttttgggaccaacctattgacccagtgcccagtgctagttgcagttttttgcttgttttctacatcgtaggaaatcaatatcaaatggagtccaaacaccagaaactttttgtggattttttatggaccagaagactcccgatgggctagagcagcacttgggggggtgcctcgaggggggaacaacccaccagggtgcgcttgggggcccaggcgtgcccaggtgggttgtgcccacctcggtggcctcccgcaccccctctttaccctataagttCCCCAAAATTCCAgagaccctcggggttaacctagatcagaagttccgccgctgcagggctctgtagccaccaaaaaccaatctagaccctttccgacACCCTGCCGAAGGTGGGAATCatctcggtggccatcttcatcatcccggcggctacCAGGATGAgttgggagtagtccaccctcggggatgaggggttGTAGTCCaccctatgtgtttaatctctctctctctcgtgtccttgagatattacgatcttgatgtatcgcgggctttgttaatatactcGGATCATATGGTGTCTTCCCCTCTCTATcctattgtgatgaattgagtttttccctttgagatttcactcTTAtccgattgaatacttttatggatttgagaacacttgatatatgtcttgcagttgaatactcgtggtgacaatggggtatagtattgatccacttgatatatgttttggcactcaactcgcggattcccgaggtgacattggggtagtgtatgcataggggttgatgcacattcttgtctttgtttttccggtagaaatcttggtgcACTCattgaaattctttgtgttggattgagtattatgaatatgaatctgCTTTGGTGTtagtttagtacgaactctaggatagatcgaacggaaagaatagctttgtgttattttagtacgaactcttgaatagatcgaacggaaataatagctttgaggtggtttcgtaccctacaaacaatttattcttatgttctccgctatatAGGAACTTTGTAGTGATTCtttatcgcacgttgagggatggttatataatccaattatattagcaatgttgggagattgcactagcgaaagtacggaccctaggcctcattttcaagcattgcaataccgtttttgtgcccgtttactatttgctaccttgctgtttttatttattcagattataaaaatatatttctaacatcaatattacacttttatcaccatctcttcgccgaactagtgcacgtatacaatttgctattgtattgggtgtgttggggacacaagagatttcttgtatttggttgcagggttgtttgagagagagcatcttcatcctacgccttccaaggattgataaaccttaggtcatccacttgagggaaaattgctactgtcctacaaaactctgcgcttggaggccgaacacgagtctacaagaataaggttgcatagtagacatcaagctcttttctggcgccgttgctggggaggtgagtgcatgaaggtatatctttagatcttccaattgaatcttttagtttcttgttttatcactaatttggtttatagaagaaaactacaaaaaaatggagttgaggttgcatcatattattgatcatctttataatatctttcttgaaaatgatggatcagaaaattgtgctcaattgttataagaagtcaataaaatgtttggcacaaaatatttgaatgatgagcatgattgcaatgtggttattatgaactctttgaatatccgtgatgctaatgatatgcaaagttaCAAGCTTGGGATGctttatttgatgaagatgatatttttagtcccccaagatttgatgtgcaaatttgttataatgattgcatgcctcctatttatgatgattatattgatgaaagtggattgggagaggtcatgacattatttagtgatgaatccactattttggaggaggttgcaattgactatgacaacaaagtttctatctatgatgattatggtgatgacatgtatgctataaataataatgataaccatgaaacttgtcatcatgatcttaattttcaatcccatgatagttactttgttgagtttgttcccaccattattgatgagaataaatttgcttacgtAGAGAGTAATAAAGTTTCTACGTTTATgggtcatgaaaataatgctttatgtgatagttatattgttgaattcattcatgttgccgttgaaaattattataagagaggaacatatgcttaggCTTCTCACTTATATCatgtttcctctctttatgttgaaagttttgaagttgcacttgttttgccttcctatgctacttGATTCCCGCTCCCataaattatttgctcacaaaatccctatgcataggaagtgggttcacTAGTACAGCGAGctgctaaacaaacggtttttaacccctttccgcgacggcctttggaaccgtcgtcaagtgagtgtgggcgatagggggtcctttccacacgacctagaaaccgtcggggatatgccctcctggcacacacgctcggcaaaatgaggccaTGTGCGacaggcgagcgctcaaatacggaaatatgtacagtagagctaaaaacattatacggcaaaattgttttcggtcgcaagtacatcccacacagtcagtacccggcccgctaaacgtttccgttcgtatgtacatcccacacagtcgctccaaggaaaacgtttccgttcacaggtacatcacacgcaatttttcccgttaaatcgtttgcgccattgaatgtatcacacacggtccgtagaagaaactgtgtggcaaaggctgtccatcacacattgtttttatgtggtaaatgtttgggcaagctggcctaacgcaaacagttttcaagagaaagtcgtgtgtgatttttcattgatccaacacggcttattcctaaaaactgtgtgtgttgcctgaggtcatcgcccacggtattttttcaacaaccgtttgcaatagcaaaacccaattagcaggctaattcaccattagcaggctaattaccctattattaataatcaatttattaatctaattgacattcatattaagcttatgatgtgtattaccgagagggcccagagatacctctgcgatactcggagtgacaaatcctaatctcgatctatgccaactcaacaaacaccttcgatgatacctgtagagcatctttataatcacccaattacattgtgacgtttgatagcacacaaggcattactccagtatctgggagttgcataatctcatagtcgaaggaatatgtatttgacatgaagaaagcaatagcagtaaaactgaactgtcattatgctatgctaacagatgggtcttgtccatcacatcattctcctaatgatgtgatcccgttatcaaatgacaactcatgtccatggttaggaaatcttaaccatctttgatcaacgagctactctagtagaggcccactagggacacgttgtttgttcatgtattcacacaggtattaaggtttctgattaatacaattctagcatgaataataaacctttatcatgaataagaaaatataaaataacaactttattattgtctgtagggcatatttccttcacctcccaAGGTCTACGCTGATGTTGGAGCACACGCAGTTGGAACAACACATGTCTACAATGAGGATGTCGCCTCCGCCACATCATCCTAGCTCGAGGAGACTGGTTTCCGAAACAATCTTCAACCATAAGGCCGATCACCTTGTTGGGGAAGGATCTATATAATCTTCATTCAGCGCTGCCATCGCCATTGCCGAAGCCAAGACGACGAACAACCTAAAAAAAGCTACTTTATCCTAAAACCATCCACACACGTGCATCCGGCGACGCCCCCATCACCACCGACGACCATGATCgtcggcggaggggagccgccggaggagGGCGGTGGAGGAACTTTCCTTTGTAGAGATGCTGGCGAGATTGCCGTTTTTCTTCCAGAGAAAGAAAGAACAACCCCCTTATACAAATAACTTTGTTAAGTCTTTTTTTTCATCGAACTTTATTAAGTCTTTGACCATGTCTACTATGCACGTCCGCCGTTCTAGTTAGTATAGAACGTAATGTATAAGAGATTACATAACAGATACGTACATAGACTTTTACATTGCACACCATGAACATATGGTATATTATTCTTGGCAACAATAGTTTATCAAGGAACATGCACCCATTTATTGCTCTTTATGCAAAGGTCCTTTTCGCAGAGGCCCATCTTGTCTATTCACTTCGGTTCTTCTTTACGTTGGCATCATTTATAACAGCTGGCACGTGGACATATAAGAAATACTTGTGCCAACTGATATTATATATTGGGATCACAGTTAAATATGCCGTCGTCGCCATTGTCCGTCTTCAGTTCCATTCTCAGCTTTGTAAAGTTTGTGTCGTCAAAGCTTCACACGAAAGAACATGTAGCACTTAATTAGCATAAACCATAATTGGGTGAAGTTTATGGGAACTATATTGACTCGAGTATTTGTTTTTTTGATATATTTCTTTAAATATTTACATTCAGACTCAAACATCAAAAATATATAACTATAGCTTAGTGTCAATTTGAAGGTCTTAAACCATGCATCCCTGTTTATTATACTCTGATAAGGCTCCATGCTACTCAAACTCTAAATATTGGAGTGCACAAATTCAAAAAGAGAATATTTATAGTGGTGTTCTGGGTGTTGGTTATtaattgtggtgttctaggtgcttGTTAGGTAGCCGAATGGCTTGTTGGCTAGTCGGCTATGGGCAATCAGTTCAGATATTCATATACTTATTGGAAATTTCAGATTCGAATATATATTACAGTTTTACCACTAGAAATTAATTACGTGCGAAACGCAAGAAGAAATCTCACCGTCCTTTAAAGAATGCATACGGTGCATACAGCTTGACCAACAACTCCAAGAAATTATATCTTTGATTGAGCTTGTTGTAATATTTTGAAAACAACCCACAGAATAACATACTCACGGCATGCAACATCTGTTATATAAAGATAAAGATGATAAATTTTTCCGAATAATTTTATCTTATGAACACGATATATGTATATGCATAAGAAACATTACTTACCTCCAGAGGTACCTTGTACACCAAGAACATGTATACACGAAAGGATGCAAGTCCCTTGAACAGGTAGGGTCTTTTGTTTGTTAAGGGCTTCCCATTCTCTAGGACACGAGGATTATCGTTGAAGTAATCCTCACATGCATCCTCCATAACAAGAACAGTCAATGGATTTCGAAGTGATGAGCTTACGTGGTAAATAACTTGCTGTTTATCGTTCCAGTGAACAACCATGGCCACCAATGTTGCATTTACTACCATGTCTGCCGGTATCTATACAAGTCAAGTTTAATCAATCAAGTGCTTCACAAGTAGATTCTAGCTACTTATATCATTGGTGGTTATTAAGTTGTTAGCGTAGTACGTactcaccacatcaattatttcatCACGGTTGCCAATGAAGCATGGCAATGCTTGTTCATTGTAGGCGACGATTAGAGCATCAATTGTCCTGGAAAAAATGTATTAGTTTTGCTAGCTTTCCACTGTCTAGTTTCATATTGTCTTTATCATACCTTGCTCCTTCGATCCATCCAGGGAAGGGGTCTTTGTAAGTGCTTGTTACCATGATAGGT encodes:
- the LOC119298835 gene encoding uncharacterized protein LOC119298835 isoform X1 codes for the protein MESSAGAECLRDKCILITGSTGYLGKLLVEKILRVQPAVKKLYLLVRAPDATSAEQRVLSEVIGKDPFNLLREKYGITGFQNFIKEKVVPLAGDIMDGYLGLDNSSVHALSEEIDVIINVAETTNFDERIFDALVAAYNEQALPCFIRNPDDIIDVEMDCPNSLDTRSLCANDGFGNNCFYLTLTEDFKFMTCVPCFARAELLKKLNVARDEETTITAFLNIKEGFYFKVMIQNEKDQTFFGFHCLNWRDFAKAYKLEVGTELSPDIGQQTNCDIWVDLDKLPMIPPCYLRVPKETQRMVDNIYYTAGTIVTLEEMKEVIRFLDSMNEGVRHYRAGKSFGPYMPLAHTLSMTNIEKKYLEIPTPCVPQQMPANGDMRIIVHDKTNFTCTYSTSADDGCILVNGWKQLLETYHVEIGDRLIAVLHYGPRGPFLFLTSIFEGVLECH